CCGGTGGTGGCCAGGAACAGGTCGACCGGGCGGGCCAGCACGTCCTCGGTGGCCGCGTGCAGCTGCGCGTCGTCGACGCGGTGCGGGTCGAGCGAGAGCGCCGGCGCGACCACGACCTGGGCACCGCGCCTGGTCAGCAGGGCGGCCTGCTCGTCGACCTTGCGGGCGGCGGTGACCCCGACGCGGTAGCCCGTGAGGGGTCCCACGACCGGCGCGTCGACCGGTCCCTCGGCCGGCTCGTCGGTCGTGCTCGTCCCACCGGTCTGGCTCACTCGCGCTCCTCCTCCGGGCTCTCGCCGGTCTCCCGCTGCGGTCCGACGAGGACGACTCCGGCCTCGACGCGGACGTCGTACGTCGGCACCCGGACCGCATCGTCGTCGAGGCTGTGGCCGGTGCGGAGGTCGAAGGCCTGCTTGTGCATCGGCGAGGCCACGAACGGCACCGCCTCCCCACGGAAGGTCCTCGACCCGACGATGCCGCGGGAGAGCACCGACGCCCGTGAGAAGGGATCGTAGTTGGACAGGGCGAACAGCTCGCCCGCGTGGGTGCGGAACACCGCGACGGCCCGGCCCTCGACGAGGGCGGCGACCCCGCCCTCGACCTCGATGTCCTCGACCCGGCAGACGCGGGTCCAGGAGGTCCCGGCGGGCGTGGCGGGCCCGGCGGGCTCGGCCACGGGGGAGGGGCGCGTCGTCATCGGGGGGCTCCCACGGGGATCGTCGCGCCGAGCGAGACCGGGCCCTGGCTCTCGGCCGGCTGGACCTGGTCGCGGCTGGAGGTGAAGCTGATGTGCGGGTCGGGCACCTCGGGGGCGTTGACGAACGACACGAACCGCGCCAGCTTGGCCGGGTCCTCCAGGGTCGCGGCCCACTCGTCGAAGTAGGTGTCGACGTGGCGTGCCATTGCCGCCTCGAGCTCGGTCCCGAGGCCGAGGACGTCGTCGACCACCACGGCGTGCAGCCGGTCGAGGCCGCCCTCGAGGCTGTCGACCCAGGGGGCGGTGCGCTGCAGGCGGTCGGCGGTGCGGACGTAGTACATGAGGAACCGGTCGAGGTAGCGCACCAGCGTCTCGGTGTCGAGGTCGCCGGCGAGCAGCCGGGCGTGGACCGGGGTGGCGCCGCCGTTGCCGCCGACGTAGAGGTTCCAGCCCTTCTCGGTGGCGATCACGCCGAAGTCCTTGCCCCGGGCCTCGGCGCACTCCCGCGCGCAGCCGCTGACCCCGCCCTTGAGCTTGTGGGGCGAGCGCAGCCCGCGGTAGCGCTCCTCGAGCATGATCGCCAGGCTGGTCGAGTCCTGGACCCCGAAGCGGCACCACGTCGAGCCGACGCACGACTTCACGGTGCGCAGCGACTTGCCGTAGGCGTGCCCGGACTCGAAGCCCGCGTCGACCAGCCGGCGCCAGATGGCGGGCAGCTGCTCGAGCCGGGCACCGAACAGGTCGATGCGCTGGCCGCCGGTGATCTTGGTGTAGAGGTCGAAGTCGCGGGCCACCTCGCCGATGACGATCAGCTTCTCGGGCGTGATCTCCCCGCCGGCGATCCGGGGCACCACGGAGTAGGTGCCGTTCTTCTGGATGTTGGCCAGGTAGGCGTCGTTGGTGTCCTGCAGGGTGCGGTTGCCGGCGTCGAGCACGTGGTGGTTGAGCTGGCTGGCCAGGATCGAGGCCACCGCGGGCTTGCAGACCTCGCACCCGCGACCGGTGCCGTGGCGCGCGACGACGTCGTCGAAGCGGGTGTGGCCGTGGATGGCCACCACCTCGAAGAGCTCGGCCCGGGTCATCGCGAAGTGCTCGCACAGGCTGGTGTCGACCTCCCGGCCCTGCTCGGCGAACCAGTCCTCGACGATCTTCTTCACCACCGGCTTGCACGACCCGCAGGTGCTCCCCGCGCCCGAGCAGGCCGTCACGCACGACGGGCTCTCGCACGGCTCCTCGTCGCGCGCCACGTGGTCGACGATCTCGCCCTTGGTGACGTTGTTGCACGAGCAGACCACCGCCTCGTCGGGCAGCGTGACACCGCTGGTGCCGCCCCGCGAGGCGGGCAGGATCAGGTACTCGGGGTTCTCCGGCAGCGCGATCCCCGAGGCCACCATCGGCCGCAGCACGCCGTACGCCGTGGCGTCGCCGACCAGGATCCCGCCGAGCAGCACGTGGGAGC
This genomic interval from Nocardioides scoriae contains the following:
- the nirB gene encoding nitrite reductase large subunit NirB produces the protein MAHLRKTLVVVGHGMVGHRFVQAAVERGLTETHDVVVVGEEVRPAYDRVALTSFFEVGADALSLLPTGAYDDPRVRLVLGTEVTAVDVGARTLTFATGEELAYDELVLATGAAPFVPPIPGRDLDGCFVYRTVEDLEAIREAAAGARVGAVVGGGLLGLEAANALAQLGLETHVVEMAPRLMAVQVDDAGGATLARHVEQLGLVVHCGAATSEVLGHDGRVTGLALRDADPVPAEVVVFSAGIRPRDALARGAGLAVAERGGVLVDEQCRSSDPHVWAIGECAAPAGRMYGLVAPGYAMAEVVADALTGGPGTFTGADTSTKLKLLGVDVASFGDAFATTPGALELVFADAVAGVYKKLVVAESDAGDGSHVLLGGILVGDATAYGVLRPMVASGIALPENPEYLILPASRGGTSGVTLPDEAVVCSCNNVTKGEIVDHVARDEEPCESPSCVTACSGAGSTCGSCKPVVKKIVEDWFAEQGREVDTSLCEHFAMTRAELFEVVAIHGHTRFDDVVARHGTGRGCEVCKPAVASILASQLNHHVLDAGNRTLQDTNDAYLANIQKNGTYSVVPRIAGGEITPEKLIVIGEVARDFDLYTKITGGQRIDLFGARLEQLPAIWRRLVDAGFESGHAYGKSLRTVKSCVGSTWCRFGVQDSTSLAIMLEERYRGLRSPHKLKGGVSGCARECAEARGKDFGVIATEKGWNLYVGGNGGATPVHARLLAGDLDTETLVRYLDRFLMYYVRTADRLQRTAPWVDSLEGGLDRLHAVVVDDVLGLGTELEAAMARHVDTYFDEWAATLEDPAKLARFVSFVNAPEVPDPHISFTSSRDQVQPAESQGPVSLGATIPVGAPR
- the nirD gene encoding nitrite reductase small subunit NirD yields the protein MTTRPSPVAEPAGPATPAGTSWTRVCRVEDIEVEGGVAALVEGRAVAVFRTHAGELFALSNYDPFSRASVLSRGIVGSRTFRGEAVPFVASPMHKQAFDLRTGHSLDDDAVRVPTYDVRVEAGVVLVGPQRETGESPEEERE